A stretch of the Lolium perenne isolate Kyuss_39 chromosome 3, Kyuss_2.0, whole genome shotgun sequence genome encodes the following:
- the LOC127342622 gene encoding calvin cycle protein CP12-1, chloroplastic-like, whose translation MASALTNVSLSTFAAAARGDVLARPQGPARVTFPAVSRVVACRAGGPATPPGISDKVSESIKDAQEACSDDSASGECAAAWDEVEELSAAASHARDKLKDSDPLENYCKENPETDECRTYDS comes from the coding sequence ATGGCGTCTGCGCTGACGAACGTGAGCCTGTCTACCTTCGCGGCCGCGGCCCGTGGCGACGTCCTCGCGAGGCCGCAGGGCCCCGCCCGTGTCACGTTCCCGGCGGTGAGCCGCGTCGTGGCCTGCCGGGCCGGCGGGCCTGCGACGCCGCCGGGTATCTCGGACAAGGTGTCGGAGAGCATCAAGGATGCCCAGGAGGCGTGCTCGGACGACAGCGCCAGCGGGGAGTGCGCGGCGGCGTGGGACGAGGTGGAGGAACTCAGCGCCGCGGCCAGCCACGCCCGCGACAAGCTCAAGGATTCCGACCCGCTCGAGAACTACTGCAAGGAGAACCCGGAGACCGACGAGTGCCGCACCTACGACAGCTGA